From the Actinopolymorpha singaporensis genome, the window GTGCGCGGTCGCGTGCTTCCACTGGGAGGAGTCGCAGCAGCCGACGTGGCCGCAGGTCAGGCACAACCGCAGATGCACCCAGTCGTCGGTGCCCTGCGCCAGGCACTCCTCGCAGCCCTGCGGCGTCTTCGGGGTCACGTCGTCGGTCGCCTGTGCGAGGTGCGTACAGGCCGG encodes:
- a CDS encoding UBP-type zinc finger domain-containing protein, which encodes MTSPACTHLAQATDDVTPKTPQGCEECLAQGTDDWVHLRLCLTCGHVGCCDSSQWKHATAHHRETGHPVIRSFERGEGWRWCYVDQRIG